CTTTGAACAATCAGGGCTAAAAAGTTCTTGAAAAGTTATAGATTTTTTAAATTTCAATATATTCAAAATCTGCTCAATTTTTTCTTCAATTTTAATGGTTTCCTTTGGAATATATATCTTTGGCTGAGGTTTATCAAGGATTTTTCTTAAGGCTTGGAAAAGGTCAAATATACTTAATTCTTCAAGAAAAAGCTCTTGTTCCTTTGATGTATTTCTTGAAAAAGCCTTTGACCAAATCTTATATCGCTCTTTAAGAAGCTGGGAGGCTTCTTTGATTTTTTCATATTCAATTAGTTGTTCAACAAGTTCTTTTCTCGGGTCTTCCTCTTCTTCAGGCTGTTCTTGTTTCGGAAGAAGCATTTTTGATTTTATATAAATCAATGTTGCAGCCATGACAAGAAATTCAGAGGCAATCTCAAGGTCAAGCTCTTTCATAAGCTCAAGATATTCAAGATACTGCTTTGTAATCAAGGCAATGGGGATATCATAGATATCTATTTTATTTTGTTTTATAAGATGAAGAAGTAAATCAAGAGGACCTTCAAATACAGGTAAAGCAACCTGAATTATCATGACTAAATATTTTAGCATATTGTATAATTAATCTCATGCTTGATAAAAAATATCTATTTCCAGAAGATGCGGTAAGGCTTATTTTTAAACATATTACTCAGAGAAGCCTTTCTTCTGAAATAGTTCCAATTGAAGAGGCATATTCAAGAGTTACTGCAGAAGATATTATATCACCAGAAGACCTTCCTGGGTTTAATCGTTCAACTGTTGATGGATTTGCTGTGAAGGCATCTGATACATTTGGCGCAAAAGAAAGCTCTCCAGCTTATCTTAAAATCAAAGCTGATATACCTATGGGAGCTATTCCAGATTTCTCTCTTTCAAATGGAGAAGCAGCATCAATTGCAACAGGGGGTATGCTTCCTGAAGGAGCAGATGCTGTAGTAATGGTTGAGCATGTAAATACGGTATCAGACGATTTAATTGAAGTTTTGAAGGCTGTTTCGCCCGGTGAAAATGTTATATTTCTGGATGAAGATGCAAAGAAAGGAGAAACTATTATAAAAGCAGGTCATAGGCTTAAGCCTCAGGATATAGGTGCACTCGCTGGATTGGGAATTAAAGATGTAAAGGTTATAAGAAAGCCTGTGATTTCCATAATTCTCACAGGAGACGAGATAATGCCCCATACAGAAAAGGTCACTCCTGGTAAAGTAAGAGATGTAAATTCTTTCACTCTTGCTGGGCTATGTTATGAAAATGGTGCAATTCCTTTAAAAATGGGAATTATTAAAGATGATTACAATGAGATTAAAAAAGCTGTTACAAAGGCTTATGAACTGAGTGATATAGTGCTTATTACAGGAGGAACATCTGCAGGCACAAAGGATTTAACTGCAAAGATTATTAATGAAATCGGCTTACCAGGAGTGCTTTTTCATGGTGCTTCAATAAAACCTGGAAAACCTATTATTGGTGGAGTCTGCAATGGGAAACCTGTTTTTGGTTTACCTGGGCATCCTGTTGCTGTTTATATATGTTTTGAGCTTTTTGTAAAGCCAGTAATTAATTACGTGTTTGGGCTTACTGATAAAAATTTTAAAAAGACAGTAAAAGCAAAGATGTCAAGAAGTATTCATTCTCAGGCTGGAAGACAGGATTTCATAAGGGTTTATCTTGAAGAGCATAATGGTGAGATATGGGCAACTCCATTACTAAGTAAATCAGGACTTATAATGAGTCTTGTGAAGGCTCACGGAATTGTTCATATTCCCTCTGAGTTACTTGGCATACTGGAAGGAGAAGAGGTTTTTGTTGAAATTATAGATTAATATTTTGCAGCATGACTTATTTGTTCTTTATAAGGAGTTGGGCTCCTTTTAAGAATTATTTCCATTGGCAAGGCATCAGGGTTTCCGCACACATTATCTTTCCACATCATTTTATACTGTTCAGAAGCAAAAATTTTCAGCAGTAGCTTCGGAAAAGGAATAAAAATAATATTTTTACCAAGATGTTTTCCAAAATCATGAACTATATCTTTCAAAGTAACTTTTTCATCTCCACAGAGTTCAAAAATTCCCTGCCCATTGTAATCAATCGCTTTAAGAAAACATTCTACAACATCCCTTACATCAACTGGCTGAAAATAGTAGTTACGAATATCAGGAAATAATAAAAATGGCAGATTATTTAAAATTGTCCTTAGTTTTACAAAAAGAAGCTGTTCATGACCTATTATAAATGATGGACGTAGTATTACAAATGGAATTCCTGTTTTTATAAGCTCTTTTTCAGCTTTAAGTTTTGTAATATGATACTTTGATGGAGCTTTTTCTCCGACTCCAAGAGCGCTCATATGTATTATTTTTTCAACGGAAAAATCCTTTAAAGTTTCATAAAGCACTTTAGAATACTCATAATGGACTTTTTCAAAGGTATCTGACTTTTTTTCTTGAATAATTCCGATAAGATGAATAACATATTGAGGATTTATAACTTCTATTATCTTCCTCAGCTCTTTTTTATTGTTAAACTCTTTAAGTTGATATATTTTTGGTTTTTCTCCGAATAAAGCTTTAGCTTTTGTAGAATTTCTAACAATTAGATGAATATCATAGGACTTTTGGAGGGCTTCATTTACAATATATCTACCAACAAAACCCGTTGCACCTGTAATAAGCAGTTTTTTCATAAAAATTAAAAGGAGGGCTTGAGCCCTCCACCTTTCTTATTCAATTTGAAGTTTCCTTTCCTTTTTCTTAGCTTCTTCAGTCTTTGGAATTCTTATCTCAAGCACGCCTTTTTCAAATTTTGCTTTTGCTTTATCTGTCTGAACATCTACAGGAAGTCTGAAAGTTCTTGAGAATGAGCCATATGAACGTTCATATCTGTAGTAGTCTTTCTTTTCTACTTTTTCCTCTTTCTTCTTCTCACCAGAGATGGTGAGGTAGTCATCTGTAATTTTAACTTCAATATCTTCTTTATTGATTCCTGGAAGTTCTGCCTTGACAACAAGGTCATCACCTTCTTCATATATATCTACTGCTGGAGAGACAATCTCAGCTTCCTCTCTCAATCTTGGAACAAAGGACCTGAATAGAGAAAAAGGTCTTCTCATGACCTCATCAAAGAGTCTCTCAATCTCCTCAAAGGGAGAAAGAACAGATGGTTCAACTCTTACTACATCTTTTGTCTCTTTTCTGGTCATGGCTAACACCTCCTTTTAAAGTAGTAGTATTGATACTATTTGACTAAATTTATCATTAAAAATTCATATTTGTCAAGAGGTATTGCCAAAATTTTTATATAATCTATATCAAGCTAAAATAATCTTACCTGAGCTTTTTTCAATAATTTCCCCTATGATAGCTGATTGAATTCCAGAGGAGTTTAGTCTTGAAATCAGAGTATCTGTTCTATCTGAAGGGACAGAAATAAGAAGTCCACCAGAGGTTTGAGGGTCTGATAATATATCAAGTGTTATGGGGTCTGTGTTCCCTATTTCAACTAATTTTGAACAATAGTTTACATTTCGTCTTCCGCCTGCTGGAACAATACCCATTGAAGCAAATTCATAAACGCGTGGAAGCAATGGAACTTTATTTTTCCATAATTTTATTGTTACCTTGCTTGATTTTGCAAGTTCAAGAGCATGCCCTAAAAGTCCAAATCCTGTAATATCAGTACAGGCATTTACCCCAATATTCATCATAACTTCTGATGCTGTTTTATTAAGTAAAGCCATTGTTTGAGTAAGAATTTTTGCAGTATCATGGTCAAGAAGTTTTCCCTTAAGAGCTGTTGACAGTATTCCTGTGCCTATAGGCTTTGTTAAAATAAGAACATCTCCTGTTTTTGCACCTTTATTTGTAACAAATCTGTCTGGATGGACAATTCCTGTAGCTGCGATTCCATATTTTATCTCAGGGTCATCAATGCTGTGTCCACCTATCATTAAAGCTTCTGCTTCACTTAGTTTATCTGCACCACCTTTTAAAATATCTCTTAGAATTGATTTATCCATCTCATTTATCGGAAAACAAACAATATTAAGGGCTAAAATAGGCTTTGCACCAACTGCGTATATATCACTCAATGCATTTGCAACTGCAATCTGTCCGAAATCGTAAGGATTGTCAACAATAGGAGTAAAAAAATCAACACTTTGCACAACTGCAAGGTCTTCTTTTAAACGATAAATCCCTGCATCAGACCAATCTTCAGAGCCGACAAGAAGATTTGGGTCCGTTGGTAGAGAAAGATATTTTAATATTTCTTCAAGGTCCCCAGGACCGATCTTTGCTGCTCAGCCAGCAGCCTTAACTTTTTCTGTAAGCACCTATTTAACTCCTTTTGCTTATTAACTTTTCAATTTTACCATAATTAAACTAATTTGCCTATACTCCTGAATTTGCCATTTAATGTTCTTATTTGATAACATTAAAAAATGAGATTATGGAAAGCCGTAGGCATTGTTTTTCTCATTTATTTTCTATTTTTAACCCTTTATGTAACAATAGAACTCACAAAACCTATAAACATTTCAGAGGATACAGAAGTTTATATTCCAAAGGGTGCAAGTTTTTCATACATAGCAAAAATTTTTAAAGAAAAGGGCATTATAAGGAATGAAACAGTTTTTATAATTATAGGAAGAATTTATGGAATTGAAAGAAAAGCACGAGCCGGGTATTATCTGTTCAAAAAAGAGATGACAGTTCTTGATGTTATTAAAAAACTGCTTGAAGGCAAGATAACAGAATATACAGTTACAATTATTGAGGGTGATAGTTTATATGAGATTGCTAATAAATTAGGAAGTATAAATTCTGATTTTAAAAATCAACTATTTACACTTGCCTATGATAGAGATTTTCTTAATTCTTTAAAAATAGAAGCTCCCTCTTTAGAAGGATATCTTTTCCCAGATACTTACAATATTCCCAAAGGCTTAGAGCTTGAAGAGATTGTAAAACTGATGGTAAAGAGATTCTGGGAAGTTTATGATTCAAAATTAATAGAGAAAACAAAAAAAATTGGATGGACAATAAATGAGGTGGTTACACTTGCCTCAATAATTGAAAAGGAAGCGAAGTTAGATGAAGAAAAACCTTTAATTTCAGCAGTTTATCATAACAGATTAAAAATTGGCATGCCTCTTCAGGCAGATCCAACAGCAATTTATGGTATTAAAAGATACAAAGATGGAGTTACAAAAAAGGATCTTAAAAACAAGTCTCCGTATAATACTTATCTGGTAAAAGGACTTCCACCCGGACCTATTGCATCACCTGGATTAAAATCAATTTTAGCGGCACTTTCTCCTGCTAAGGTTTCATATCTTTATTTTGTTTCTCGTGGAGATGGAAGTCATGAGTTTTCAGTTGATTATAAAAAACATGTATCAGTTATAAATCAACTAAAAGGAAACAAACTTGATTAAAAGAAGGCAAACAAGAAGAATTTATGTTGGTGGTGTTTCTATCGGAGATGGAGCTCCAGTCCGTGTTCAATCAATGACAAAAACAGATACAAGAAATATTAAGGCGACT
The Thermodesulfovibrio yellowstonii DSM 11347 DNA segment above includes these coding regions:
- the selD gene encoding selenide, water dikinase SelD, which translates into the protein MLTEKVKAAGUAAKIGPGDLEEILKYLSLPTDPNLLVGSEDWSDAGIYRLKEDLAVVQSVDFFTPIVDNPYDFGQIAVANALSDIYAVGAKPILALNIVCFPINEMDKSILRDILKGGADKLSEAEALMIGGHSIDDPEIKYGIAATGIVHPDRFVTNKGAKTGDVLILTKPIGTGILSTALKGKLLDHDTAKILTQTMALLNKTASEVMMNIGVNACTDITGFGLLGHALELAKSSKVTIKLWKNKVPLLPRVYEFASMGIVPAGGRRNVNYCSKLVEIGNTDPITLDILSDPQTSGGLLISVPSDRTDTLISRLNSSGIQSAIIGEIIEKSSGKIILA
- the mltG gene encoding endolytic transglycosylase MltG; protein product: MRLWKAVGIVFLIYFLFLTLYVTIELTKPINISEDTEVYIPKGASFSYIAKIFKEKGIIRNETVFIIIGRIYGIERKARAGYYLFKKEMTVLDVIKKLLEGKITEYTVTIIEGDSLYEIANKLGSINSDFKNQLFTLAYDRDFLNSLKIEAPSLEGYLFPDTYNIPKGLELEEIVKLMVKRFWEVYDSKLIEKTKKIGWTINEVVTLASIIEKEAKLDEEKPLISAVYHNRLKIGMPLQADPTAIYGIKRYKDGVTKKDLKNKSPYNTYLVKGLPPGPIASPGLKSILAALSPAKVSYLYFVSRGDGSHEFSVDYKKHVSVINQLKGNKLD
- a CDS encoding Hsp20/alpha crystallin family protein; translated protein: MTRKETKDVVRVEPSVLSPFEEIERLFDEVMRRPFSLFRSFVPRLREEAEIVSPAVDIYEEGDDLVVKAELPGINKEDIEVKITDDYLTISGEKKKEEKVEKKDYYRYERSYGSFSRTFRLPVDVQTDKAKAKFEKGVLEIRIPKTEEAKKKERKLQIE
- the glp gene encoding gephyrin-like molybdotransferase Glp encodes the protein MLDKKYLFPEDAVRLIFKHITQRSLSSEIVPIEEAYSRVTAEDIISPEDLPGFNRSTVDGFAVKASDTFGAKESSPAYLKIKADIPMGAIPDFSLSNGEAASIATGGMLPEGADAVVMVEHVNTVSDDLIEVLKAVSPGENVIFLDEDAKKGETIIKAGHRLKPQDIGALAGLGIKDVKVIRKPVISIILTGDEIMPHTEKVTPGKVRDVNSFTLAGLCYENGAIPLKMGIIKDDYNEIKKAVTKAYELSDIVLITGGTSAGTKDLTAKIINEIGLPGVLFHGASIKPGKPIIGGVCNGKPVFGLPGHPVAVYICFELFVKPVINYVFGLTDKNFKKTVKAKMSRSIHSQAGRQDFIRVYLEEHNGEIWATPLLSKSGLIMSLVKAHGIVHIPSELLGILEGEEVFVEIID
- a CDS encoding NAD-dependent epimerase/dehydratase family protein — its product is MKKLLITGATGFVGRYIVNEALQKSYDIHLIVRNSTKAKALFGEKPKIYQLKEFNNKKELRKIIEVINPQYVIHLIGIIQEKKSDTFEKVHYEYSKVLYETLKDFSVEKIIHMSALGVGEKAPSKYHITKLKAEKELIKTGIPFVILRPSFIIGHEQLLFVKLRTILNNLPFLLFPDIRNYYFQPVDVRDVVECFLKAIDYNGQGIFELCGDEKVTLKDIVHDFGKHLGKNIIFIPFPKLLLKIFASEQYKMMWKDNVCGNPDALPMEIILKRSPTPYKEQISHAAKY
- a CDS encoding segregation and condensation protein A; translation: MLKYLVMIIQVALPVFEGPLDLLLHLIKQNKIDIYDIPIALITKQYLEYLELMKELDLEIASEFLVMAATLIYIKSKMLLPKQEQPEEEEDPRKELVEQLIEYEKIKEASQLLKERYKIWSKAFSRNTSKEQELFLEELSIFDLFQALRKILDKPQPKIYIPKETIKIEEKIEQILNILKFKKSITFQELFSPDCSKLEIIVTFLALLELLRLKFVKAFQKNPFGEILIKLEEENEDRDYI